One genomic region from Bacillus sp. SLBN-46 encodes:
- a CDS encoding phospholipase D-like domain-containing protein, whose product MPSNKRSTLKKVFSIGALSTVLFSTLFTGNEPAKAVTNSPVAINEVAWMGTTGSYNNEWMELKNNTSQDVSLTGWKLKAKDGTPAINLSGTIKAGSYFLLERSSDDAVVGVKADQIYTGALGNSAEALDLYDANGSLVDTVSSWYAGDNNTKGTMERVSAADNGDDPSNWKTATAAYDGGFGTPKLANSVGTTQGTTHHLNHVSNADGAINVYFNKTALPQFAYEGNEANWSINLEDQLVNRISQATSSIDVATYELNLPKIVNTLVDKASQGVQVRVVADAKDVDPNDTENRYGIHRLNLEKLIRGKDQVVGTADDAHVLGDSAMFVEEDATLRAKYGLPTTFDDFPVQTVKIGSGNQTGHLLVDAERKADGTYYSPGDQMHNKFMIIDGKWVWTGTWNFTETGTYGTDEDMNQDLLNGNQNQTVEINSVDLAAIYKTEFQEMYGSDTATPNPTNAKFHSRKTDNTAHQVNVNGTLVEVYFSPGDGALNRLTNAVKNEAQHRAYFEIFAFSDQGLVDELKNKWEGSYNDMEGTRTGFDVKGLFDPSFWNQWWSASVDMTQRTASQTSVDNPNTRWNTPAPVYPGKESRKLHAKTMIIDPNTSSDPMVVVGSTNWSANGDATNDENMLVIHSDKVANQFLQEFYARYQVAGGQVPSQEAFIQ is encoded by the coding sequence ATGCCGTCCAACAAACGAAGCACTTTGAAGAAAGTATTCTCTATCGGAGCTTTATCAACTGTCCTATTTTCTACTCTTTTTACAGGAAACGAACCCGCAAAAGCTGTAACCAATTCGCCCGTTGCCATTAATGAAGTGGCCTGGATGGGTACAACAGGAAGCTACAACAATGAATGGATGGAACTCAAAAACAACACCAGCCAGGATGTATCTTTAACGGGCTGGAAACTAAAAGCGAAAGACGGAACCCCTGCAATCAATCTATCAGGTACGATTAAGGCGGGAAGCTATTTCCTGTTGGAACGTTCGAGCGATGATGCGGTTGTCGGTGTAAAAGCCGACCAAATTTACACAGGGGCATTAGGAAATTCAGCAGAAGCATTAGATTTGTATGATGCAAATGGTAGTTTAGTAGATACCGTGTCGTCATGGTATGCCGGTGACAACAATACGAAAGGCACGATGGAACGGGTCAGTGCGGCAGATAACGGAGATGATCCTTCCAATTGGAAGACTGCAACCGCAGCCTATGACGGCGGTTTTGGAACACCAAAATTAGCGAACTCAGTAGGCACAACACAAGGAACCACACACCACTTAAACCATGTTTCGAATGCGGACGGTGCCATTAATGTATATTTTAACAAAACAGCCCTGCCTCAGTTTGCCTATGAAGGAAACGAAGCGAATTGGAGCATCAACTTAGAAGATCAATTAGTGAATCGCATCAGTCAAGCCACCAGTTCGATTGATGTAGCCACCTATGAATTAAACCTTCCTAAAATAGTGAATACCTTAGTGGATAAAGCGAGCCAAGGCGTGCAAGTCCGCGTGGTGGCGGATGCAAAAGACGTGGACCCGAATGATACAGAAAACCGGTACGGCATTCATAGACTTAATTTAGAAAAATTGATTCGTGGGAAAGACCAAGTAGTGGGGACAGCAGATGATGCCCATGTATTAGGGGATTCCGCGATGTTTGTGGAAGAAGATGCCACCCTACGTGCAAAATACGGACTTCCGACTACATTCGATGATTTCCCTGTTCAAACGGTGAAAATCGGTTCAGGCAATCAAACCGGACATCTGTTAGTGGATGCCGAACGTAAAGCGGATGGCACTTATTATTCTCCTGGCGATCAAATGCACAACAAATTTATGATCATTGATGGCAAGTGGGTCTGGACAGGTACGTGGAATTTTACCGAGACCGGGACGTACGGTACGGATGAAGATATGAATCAAGATTTGTTAAATGGGAACCAAAACCAAACGGTAGAAATTAATTCTGTGGACCTTGCAGCTATTTATAAAACGGAATTTCAAGAAATGTATGGAAGCGATACAGCTACTCCCAATCCTACAAACGCGAAATTCCACAGCCGGAAAACCGATAATACGGCGCACCAAGTCAATGTAAATGGGACCTTGGTGGAAGTCTATTTCTCTCCTGGTGATGGGGCACTAAACCGTTTAACGAATGCAGTTAAAAATGAAGCACAGCATCGTGCTTATTTTGAAATCTTTGCATTTTCTGATCAAGGGTTAGTAGATGAATTGAAGAACAAGTGGGAAGGTTCCTATAATGATATGGAAGGGACTCGTACGGGATTTGATGTGAAAGGATTGTTTGATCCGAGCTTTTGGAACCAATGGTGGTCCGCTTCAGTTGACATGACGCAACGAACGGCGTCGCAAACAAGTGTGGACAATCCGAATACTCGTTGGAACACGCCTGCTCCTGTTTATCCTGGAAAAGAATCTCGAAAGCTGCATGCTAAAACGATGATTATTGATCCAAATACAAGCAGTGATCCAATGGTTGTGGTAGGTTCAACAAACTGGAGTGCAAACGGGGATGCTACGAATGATGAAAACATGCTTGTGATTCACAGTGATAAGGTTGCCAATCAATTTTTACAAGAATTCTATGCTCGTTACCAAGTAGCGGGTGGACAAGTTCCTTCACAAGAAGCATTTATTCAATAA
- a CDS encoding leucine-rich repeat domain-containing protein, which translates to MNKIRTLFSILILFTSFHFFQQAASAQTVGQKPVAIYYSPHQDDELLSMGMSIATSVAKGYEVHVVLMTDGGGATGALNDVNKKLTKENYPTITKADFINARTDEFMRSSVALGVKAENIHLMNFTDGQLSYNQARQTIETFEKNYPHAMHRSMSYMDWHPDHAVMGRALNDLYNEHKIRDVRFFVKNVQFSTVPGSSEALKLVTANLPRIKEATAAYRDWSPASKHYSIGYISVPSNFDELEKNPQSRTHMADTTNKPSVRSLGFSSGQAEGPITDANLAAVIKEQLGIRDREITEADIASLTRLDAQGRGISSLEGLQYAVNLQFLALDHNRITDLTPLQGLTKVTDLYLKDNQLENVRPLAGLTNMESLHLDTNRLTDLSPLSSLTKMQVLSFNFNKVASLAPLAGMTNLITISMDSNAFKDLSPLKNKPDLNAVSFLHMDLDLGKGSVNGDILDMLGAQASVYFSNVKVTRSYHTNRMVGISWKMLDSSMDKVEVSINGGIPVTSYNSNYLFGNLNPGQAYKVTISSYTKGNLNFTGEVMISTDTWVSTKGWLLADRDWYYINLSTGNLTTGWLKSGDKWYYLSANGKMFTGWLKWNGKWYYLTSSGAMKTGWLLDGGKWYYIERSGAMKIGWLYYNKKWYYLNSSGAMVTGRVWISGKWYYFNASGSLSR; encoded by the coding sequence ATGAATAAAATTCGTACACTATTTTCTATCCTTATATTATTTACTTCCTTTCATTTTTTTCAACAGGCTGCTTCAGCCCAGACAGTGGGCCAAAAGCCTGTTGCCATCTATTACTCCCCGCACCAGGACGATGAACTGCTCAGCATGGGGATGTCGATTGCAACAAGTGTTGCCAAGGGCTACGAGGTGCATGTGGTACTGATGACCGATGGTGGTGGTGCCACCGGGGCACTCAATGATGTGAACAAAAAGCTGACGAAGGAAAATTACCCAACAATCACAAAAGCGGATTTTATCAACGCGCGAACAGACGAATTCATGCGTTCTTCAGTAGCATTAGGGGTGAAGGCTGAAAATATCCATCTGATGAATTTTACCGATGGACAGCTTTCCTATAACCAAGCAAGACAAACGATTGAAACCTTTGAGAAGAACTACCCGCATGCGATGCATCGGTCCATGTCCTATATGGACTGGCATCCGGATCATGCTGTAATGGGGAGGGCGTTAAACGATTTATATAATGAACATAAAATTCGCGACGTCCGTTTTTTTGTAAAAAATGTTCAGTTTTCAACCGTACCAGGTAGTTCGGAAGCACTAAAGCTAGTGACTGCCAATCTTCCTCGAATCAAAGAAGCTACAGCCGCATATAGGGATTGGTCGCCAGCTTCTAAGCACTACTCGATCGGTTATATTTCGGTACCGAGTAATTTTGATGAGCTCGAAAAAAATCCACAAAGCCGGACGCATATGGCCGATACGACGAATAAGCCGTCGGTGAGAAGCCTTGGTTTTTCTAGTGGACAAGCAGAGGGTCCAATTACGGATGCCAATTTGGCTGCCGTAATCAAGGAACAGCTCGGCATCAGGGACAGAGAAATAACCGAAGCGGATATAGCTTCATTGACTCGATTGGATGCACAGGGCAGAGGAATCAGCAGTTTGGAAGGACTGCAATATGCAGTGAACCTTCAATTTCTCGCGCTAGATCATAATAGAATTACAGATTTAACGCCGCTTCAGGGTCTGACAAAGGTAACTGATCTGTACCTGAAGGATAATCAGCTAGAAAATGTTCGCCCATTAGCAGGGCTAACGAATATGGAGTCACTACACCTAGATACTAACCGGCTGACGGACCTTAGCCCACTTTCTTCATTAACAAAGATGCAGGTGCTGTCGTTCAACTTTAATAAAGTGGCTAGTCTAGCGCCGCTCGCCGGGATGACGAATCTCATCACGATTTCGATGGACAGCAATGCCTTTAAGGACCTGTCTCCTTTGAAAAATAAGCCTGACTTAAACGCGGTATCTTTTTTACATATGGATTTGGATCTAGGTAAGGGCAGTGTCAATGGTGACATCCTAGATATGTTAGGCGCGCAAGCTAGTGTTTATTTTTCCAATGTGAAAGTAACGAGGAGCTATCACACGAATCGAATGGTGGGTATATCGTGGAAAATGCTCGACAGCAGTATGGATAAGGTTGAAGTAAGTATTAATGGCGGCATACCAGTGACATCTTACAATTCGAACTATCTGTTTGGGAATTTGAATCCAGGTCAAGCGTATAAGGTGACGATTTCTTCTTATACGAAGGGGAATTTGAATTTCACAGGCGAGGTGATGATTTCGACGGATACGTGGGTTTCGACGAAGGGCTGGCTACTCGCTGACCGGGACTGGTATTACATCAATCTATCAACAGGGAATCTGACGACAGGTTGGTTGAAATCAGGGGATAAATGGTATTATCTCAGTGCAAATGGAAAAATGTTTACAGGCTGGCTCAAGTGGAACGGCAAGTGGTACTATTTAACATCTAGCGGAGCCATGAAGACAGGCTGGCTATTAGATGGAGGAAAGTGGTATTACATTGAAAGGTCAGGGGCGATGAAAATCGGTTGGTTGTATTACAATAAAAAATGGTATTACCTTAACAGTTCGGGTGCGATGGTAACCGGACGGGTTTGGATTAGTGGAAAATGGTATTACTTCAACGCAAGTGGCAGCTTAAGCCGTTAG
- a CDS encoding DUF1146 family protein, producing MINDFGQLALVSILSHLVFIAISWWALQSIRLEKLIKANHVFQARLLFILLAIFIGSSVSNFFLDYLQWSRQLPLIFNN from the coding sequence ATGATAAATGATTTTGGGCAACTGGCGTTAGTAAGCATCCTGTCACATTTGGTTTTTATTGCAATTTCCTGGTGGGCACTGCAGTCGATTCGCTTAGAAAAGCTGATTAAGGCGAACCATGTCTTTCAAGCTCGGCTTCTCTTCATATTATTAGCCATATTCATCGGATCATCTGTTAGTAACTTTTTCCTGGATTATCTTCAATGGTCCAGACAACTGCCATTAATTTTCAATAATTAG
- a CDS encoding general stress protein gives METVKVVENGVQAKQEIEQLMTQGYTKDEIYLLAHDKSRSENLADNLDLTDVGVAEQGLFDSMANVFRSRGDELRSKLESLGLSQAEAERLEEEMDHGRVVVVATKSA, from the coding sequence ATGGAAACAGTTAAAGTCGTTGAAAATGGTGTACAAGCGAAACAGGAAATTGAACAGTTGATGACGCAGGGCTATACGAAGGATGAGATTTATTTATTGGCACACGATAAAAGTCGCTCTGAGAACCTAGCGGATAATCTGGATCTTACCGACGTTGGTGTCGCCGAACAAGGCTTGTTTGATAGTATGGCCAATGTGTTTCGCTCAAGAGGAGATGAGCTGCGCTCGAAGCTAGAGTCATTAGGCTTGTCGCAAGCAGAGGCAGAGCGCCTTGAGGAAGAAATGGATCATGGCCGGGTGGTCGTTGTAGCAACGAAATCAGCTTGA
- the sigB gene encoding RNA polymerase sigma factor SigB, whose translation MTKPSQTVKRTKEEIDALILEVQQTGSPEVQQILVENYTALVGSLANKFSKGRDFHEDIMQVGMIGLLGAIKRYEPDVGRSFESFLIPTVIGEIKRFLRDKTWSVHVPRRVKELWPKLKTVVDELTNLYQRSPKIPEIADYLNVSEEEVLEAMEMGKSYQSVSVDQPIETGSEGSTVTALDVMGSKDEGFEKVDQRLMLQSVLHVLSDREREVIHWTYIENKSQKETGEFLGISQMHVSRLQKKAIEKLRKALAKDAYSGVTHA comes from the coding sequence ATGACCAAACCATCTCAAACCGTGAAGCGAACTAAGGAAGAAATTGATGCCCTCATTCTAGAGGTGCAGCAGACAGGCTCTCCAGAGGTTCAGCAAATCCTCGTGGAGAATTATACCGCGCTTGTCGGGAGTCTTGCCAATAAATTTTCAAAGGGCAGAGACTTTCATGAGGATATCATGCAGGTAGGGATGATTGGGTTATTAGGAGCGATTAAACGATACGAACCAGATGTCGGACGGTCATTTGAATCGTTTTTAATCCCAACGGTCATTGGAGAAATCAAGCGATTCTTACGAGATAAAACGTGGAGTGTCCATGTGCCGAGACGCGTGAAGGAATTATGGCCGAAGCTCAAAACCGTGGTGGACGAGTTGACCAATTTGTATCAGCGCTCTCCGAAAATCCCGGAAATTGCCGATTATTTGAATGTGAGCGAAGAAGAAGTACTAGAAGCAATGGAAATGGGTAAAAGCTATCAATCCGTTTCTGTTGACCAACCGATCGAAACCGGATCTGAAGGAAGCACGGTTACCGCGCTCGATGTCATGGGATCGAAGGACGAAGGTTTTGAAAAAGTGGACCAACGCTTGATGCTACAAAGTGTCCTCCATGTGTTATCAGACCGAGAAAGAGAAGTTATTCACTGGACGTACATCGAAAATAAGAGTCAAAAGGAAACAGGTGAGTTTTTGGGAATATCACAAATGCATGTATCACGTCTGCAAAAAAAGGCGATTGAAAAATTACGAAAGGCATTAGCAAAGGATGCTTATTCAGGGGTTACTCATGCTTGA
- a CDS encoding IDEAL domain-containing protein: protein MRKLLCKNCGNAEFYVINMNETLCKCGSRLSKLSDYRWEESKQWKEVYLEEQKRQTELIFKISLLKRKIDTCLDERDQEGFNKLTSELKTCQTALKTGASHPTARLRERVKHNKDVV from the coding sequence ATGAGGAAACTTTTATGCAAAAACTGTGGGAACGCTGAATTTTACGTCATTAATATGAATGAGACATTATGCAAATGCGGGAGTCGGTTATCGAAGCTTAGCGATTATCGCTGGGAGGAATCAAAGCAATGGAAAGAGGTCTATCTTGAAGAACAGAAACGGCAAACCGAATTGATCTTTAAGATTAGTTTATTAAAGAGGAAAATCGACACGTGCCTGGATGAACGCGATCAGGAGGGGTTCAACAAATTAACCTCAGAATTAAAAACCTGTCAGACTGCGTTAAAAACGGGAGCCTCCCACCCTACGGCCCGATTGCGTGAGAGAGTAAAACATAATAAAGATGTTGTGTAA
- the cls gene encoding cardiolipin synthase, whose amino-acid sequence MKKLRVEFVYVLMMMIFGYVALCTEVPFHWKALCLTFYTIMIVNTVVSLWLENRPAQNTLLWMYILVFLPILGYIFYVYSGQLVHKGELFKRKRSLDREMFEELNKKKWGMAGGGAATLTMAGLNEHQREFANYLERVTLTNWNQNTRTKVLKNGDETFEEIKHRLQQATDFIHIEYYIFRYDRLGKELIDILTEKVRAGVEVRLMYDAVGSFSLSAADLKIMEEAGIQIHPFLPIQAGFINQKFNFRNHRKIIVIDGKIGFVGGLNVGVEYLGEDDHFGFWCDTHLMLEGEAVQTLHAIFLLDWLYASGENFFENERYLESKPVDGDGLVHVVATGPETRDMSDHYYAMISSAKESIWIATPYFIPSPSIQTALRIAARKGIQVRLMIPETNDGFLTQYATQSYFPELLREGIEIYSYQKGFLHKKVLIVDGDLASIGTANFDMRSFHLNFEVNLFLSGSDSIADLVDHFQEDLNDCRRIRAVEFYKRKPVVKFKESFARLFSGVL is encoded by the coding sequence ATGAAAAAACTCAGGGTCGAATTTGTTTATGTCCTCATGATGATGATTTTTGGCTACGTGGCGTTGTGTACTGAAGTCCCCTTTCACTGGAAAGCACTATGCCTCACGTTTTACACCATCATGATTGTAAATACAGTGGTCTCACTGTGGCTCGAAAACCGCCCAGCCCAGAACACCTTGCTATGGATGTATATATTAGTGTTCCTGCCAATACTGGGCTATATCTTCTACGTCTATTCCGGCCAATTGGTACATAAAGGCGAGCTGTTTAAAAGGAAACGCAGCCTCGACCGGGAAATGTTTGAGGAACTGAACAAAAAGAAATGGGGGATGGCTGGTGGTGGGGCCGCGACACTGACGATGGCCGGACTGAATGAGCACCAGCGTGAATTTGCGAACTATTTAGAACGGGTAACCTTAACCAACTGGAATCAGAATACAAGAACGAAAGTGTTGAAAAACGGAGATGAAACCTTCGAGGAAATTAAACACCGACTCCAGCAAGCAACGGACTTTATCCATATCGAATACTATATTTTCCGCTATGACCGCCTCGGGAAAGAGCTCATTGACATCCTTACAGAAAAGGTCCGGGCCGGAGTAGAAGTCCGTCTCATGTACGATGCGGTTGGCAGCTTCTCCCTTTCCGCCGCTGATCTGAAAATCATGGAGGAAGCCGGCATTCAGATTCACCCCTTTTTACCAATCCAGGCAGGATTCATCAATCAAAAATTCAACTTTCGAAATCACCGCAAAATCATCGTCATCGATGGAAAAATCGGCTTTGTCGGCGGCTTAAACGTCGGGGTGGAGTACCTGGGCGAGGACGACCACTTTGGCTTTTGGTGCGACACCCACCTCATGCTCGAAGGGGAAGCCGTACAAACCTTACATGCCATCTTTTTGCTAGACTGGCTCTATGCCTCAGGTGAGAATTTTTTTGAAAATGAACGCTATTTGGAGTCGAAACCGGTGGACGGTGATGGATTGGTACACGTTGTCGCAACTGGTCCCGAAACACGTGATATGAGTGATCACTATTACGCGATGATTTCCTCGGCCAAAGAATCCATTTGGATCGCCACTCCGTACTTTATTCCGAGCCCGTCCATCCAAACGGCTCTTCGAATCGCCGCCAGAAAAGGCATCCAAGTACGCTTAATGATACCGGAGACGAATGATGGGTTTCTTACCCAGTATGCGACACAATCCTATTTTCCAGAACTGCTGCGTGAAGGAATTGAAATCTATTCCTACCAAAAGGGTTTTCTTCATAAAAAGGTCCTTATTGTCGATGGAGACCTGGCCTCGATTGGAACCGCCAACTTCGATATGCGCAGCTTTCATTTGAATTTCGAGGTCAATTTGTTTTTATCAGGATCAGATTCGATTGCCGATCTGGTTGATCATTTTCAAGAGGACCTTAACGACTGCCGCCGCATCCGCGCTGTTGAGTTTTACAAAAGGAAGCCAGTGGTCAAATTCAAAGAAAGCTTCGCACGGCTGTTTTCGGGGGTGTTGTAA
- a CDS encoding YwmB family TATA-box binding protein, which produces MKRYRSFFLSVMTILSLILVVFGYNTTEANGNGAFTRQANPDGADDLAKIGSVLEAENILLDEWSFYAREKMTGIKSEQDVKEYAEKLQEKFPEWDWSIKNTSQKWEVTAVSPTSKHHSEMLQIMATHTKQPVNAYIVYSVSGKEWNKAIAAYFTTEEFKSRLSDIFRGKPTVFSCMKGVFSDKIDKALPITVKNLLSVFHAKEIEALKEETFMSVSANSPMFTGSIENQRDNMNLQIGIRSERLGGKTTIVVGTPIITIEY; this is translated from the coding sequence ATGAAAAGATATCGTTCGTTTTTTTTATCTGTGATGACAATTTTAAGTTTGATCCTGGTTGTTTTCGGGTACAACACAACTGAAGCAAATGGTAATGGTGCTTTTACACGTCAAGCAAATCCGGACGGTGCTGATGATTTGGCAAAAATCGGCTCTGTTTTAGAAGCCGAAAATATTTTGCTCGATGAATGGTCTTTTTATGCAAGAGAAAAAATGACCGGCATAAAAAGTGAGCAGGACGTGAAGGAATACGCCGAAAAACTTCAGGAAAAGTTTCCCGAATGGGATTGGTCTATAAAAAATACCAGCCAAAAATGGGAAGTAACAGCAGTATCTCCAACATCAAAACACCACAGCGAAATGCTTCAAATTATGGCAACCCACACAAAACAACCTGTTAATGCGTATATAGTATATAGTGTCAGTGGAAAAGAGTGGAATAAGGCGATAGCGGCCTATTTCACTACTGAGGAATTTAAAAGTAGGCTATCCGACATATTTCGAGGAAAACCTACAGTTTTTTCTTGTATGAAAGGCGTTTTCAGTGATAAGATTGATAAGGCTTTACCCATAACAGTAAAGAATTTACTGTCCGTTTTTCATGCAAAAGAGATCGAAGCGTTAAAAGAGGAGACATTCATGTCTGTTTCGGCGAATTCGCCGATGTTTACTGGCTCCATAGAAAATCAAAGAGATAACATGAATTTACAAATTGGCATACGCTCCGAACGATTGGGCGGTAAGACTACCATTGTAGTTGGCACACCAATCATAACGATTGAATATTAA
- a CDS encoding GlsB/YeaQ/YmgE family stress response membrane protein, with amino-acid sequence MGFIWALIIGGIIGWLAGLILGRDLPGGIIGNIIAGFIGAWLGSFLLGSWGPEVGGFFIIPALIGAIVLVFIVSFILKSMKRTA; translated from the coding sequence ATGGGATTCATTTGGGCATTAATTATCGGAGGAATTATTGGCTGGTTAGCCGGACTTATTTTGGGGCGTGACCTGCCAGGTGGTATCATTGGAAATATTATCGCAGGGTTCATTGGAGCATGGTTGGGATCCTTCCTACTAGGAAGCTGGGGTCCTGAAGTCGGAGGCTTCTTTATCATCCCGGCCCTGATTGGTGCAATTGTTCTTGTGTTTATTGTAAGCTTTATTTTAAAAAGCATGAAACGCACTGCGTAA
- a CDS encoding PP2C family serine/threonine-protein phosphatase, producing the protein MLDHEANAHVQARAFQIQKEGNSFNGDSFFMKATDEYFICSVADGLGSGLYANQSSDAVRKVIEEHHQEEVEVLMDYCNQAMKLKRGATVSVLKAHFQRKEVTYCSVGNIQFVFYLPSGLYIYPIPVTGFLSGKPQTYRIETFPYEENSKFMMHTDGLHLPSIKQELTRFQSIDDMSNHLKLHMTKRKDDATFLVGQLF; encoded by the coding sequence ATGCTTGATCATGAAGCCAACGCACATGTTCAAGCACGTGCCTTTCAAATTCAAAAAGAAGGAAATAGCTTTAACGGTGATAGTTTTTTCATGAAGGCAACGGACGAGTACTTTATCTGTTCGGTGGCTGACGGTCTAGGGAGCGGACTGTACGCGAATCAGTCATCGGATGCGGTAAGGAAAGTGATTGAGGAACACCATCAGGAAGAGGTCGAAGTGCTGATGGATTATTGTAATCAAGCAATGAAATTGAAGAGAGGCGCCACCGTTTCGGTTTTAAAGGCCCACTTTCAACGGAAGGAAGTCACTTACTGCTCCGTGGGTAACATTCAATTTGTCTTCTATCTTCCTTCAGGACTCTATATTTATCCCATTCCTGTTACTGGCTTTTTATCAGGGAAGCCGCAAACCTATCGAATTGAGACCTTTCCCTATGAAGAAAACTCCAAATTTATGATGCACACGGATGGACTTCATCTACCATCGATTAAACAGGAGTTAACCCGATTCCAATCGATCGACGATATGTCCAACCATTTAAAACTGCATATGACGAAGCGAAAAGATGATGCCACCTTTTTAGTCGGCCAGCTATTTTAA
- the rsbW gene encoding anti-sigma B factor RsbW yields MNQVMDYIEMKIPAKPDYVGVIRLTLSGIASRMGFTYEEIEDIKIAISEAITNAVQHAYQSDEGGEIIVGFGIYPDKLEMMVADYGQSFNFIQTKKELGPYTKSSTVDDLAEGGLGLFLIETLMDEVRVSNQSGVTVFMVKNVSGERENHDQTISNREAN; encoded by the coding sequence ATGAATCAAGTGATGGATTATATCGAAATGAAGATTCCAGCGAAACCCGATTATGTGGGGGTAATCCGATTAACGTTATCAGGTATCGCGAGCCGTATGGGGTTTACATACGAGGAGATCGAGGATATAAAAATTGCCATTAGTGAGGCAATAACGAATGCTGTACAACATGCCTACCAAAGTGATGAAGGTGGGGAAATCATCGTCGGCTTTGGGATTTACCCCGATAAATTAGAAATGATGGTAGCGGATTACGGACAAAGCTTTAATTTTATCCAAACGAAAAAAGAACTAGGCCCTTACACAAAATCAAGTACAGTGGATGATTTGGCAGAAGGAGGGTTAGGTCTATTTTTGATAGAAACGCTCATGGACGAGGTCCGTGTATCGAATCAGTCCGGGGTAACAGTCTTCATGGTGAAGAATGTAAGTGGGGAGCGTGAAAATCATGACCAAACCATCTCAAACCGTGAAGCGAACTAA
- a CDS encoding DoxX family protein produces MFNKFLRENKIASVILTVLRLYLGYSWFTAGFHKLTGGFDAAGFLKGAIANPVKGPDGAVIFGWYVDFLKHFALPNVDVFNVLVPWGETLIGLGLILGCLTTAAMFFGLVMNFSFFLAGTVSHNPRDIFLGFIILTAGYNAGKIGLDRWVVPYFRKMSKGTVKQKKTA; encoded by the coding sequence ATGTTTAACAAATTTTTAAGAGAAAATAAGATTGCATCTGTTATCTTAACAGTCTTACGTTTATACCTCGGTTACTCTTGGTTTACTGCAGGATTCCATAAATTAACTGGCGGATTTGACGCTGCTGGATTCTTAAAAGGAGCCATTGCTAACCCGGTAAAAGGGCCAGATGGCGCAGTCATTTTTGGCTGGTATGTTGACTTCTTGAAGCACTTTGCTCTTCCAAACGTCGATGTTTTCAACGTTCTAGTTCCTTGGGGCGAAACATTAATCGGTTTAGGATTAATCCTTGGATGCTTAACAACTGCGGCAATGTTCTTTGGTCTCGTCATGAACTTCAGCTTCTTCTTAGCTGGCACTGTATCTCACAACCCTAGAGACATCTTCCTTGGATTCATCATCTTAACTGCTGGCTACAACGCTGGTAAAATCGGTTTAGACCGTTGGGTTGTACCTTACTTCAGAAAAATGAGCAAGGGTACTGTCAAGCAAAAGAAAACTGCGTAA